Within Micavibrio sp. TMED2, the genomic segment CAATATTCAGGGGCAGAACATCACCATGGGGCAGGTGACGTCTTTGCTGCAGAGTGATCCTGCCGCCCTTGCGGACGCCAATACACTGCTGGACACTTCCGAACAGGCCAATGCAGCCAAGGCACCATTAACGCCACAGCAGCAGCAGGCCAAGGCCGAGGCCGTCCTGAATGTTGTCGACCGGACCAACTGGTTCCGTCTCGGTGTTGAGGATGCACCTGTCGTCTATATGGTGCATGATCCGAACTGCCCATGGTGTGAGCGGGCCATGCAGTATCTGGCGCCACAGATCGCACAGGGCCAGATCCAGCTGCGTGTGATCCCGGTCGGTCTGCTGGCCGATACCAGCCTTGCCAAGGCCGCCGCGATCATTTCCGCGCCCAATCCGGGTGAGGCGCTGCAACGCTATGAAGGCCGGGCGAAGTCACCGCCACCAGCCCAGACCGTATCGCAGGACGCCATCCTGCTGATCCGGCAGAACGAGCAATTCACCCGTGACTATGAGCTCGAGGGAACGCCGCATTTCGTATTCCGCGGCTTTGACGGTATTCCACGCATCATTCGCGGTATGCCGCGCAATATGCCGGGTGATCTGATCCGTCTGGTTCGTGGCGGCGCGTAAGGCAGCGCAACCGGATTTCAGACATGAAAAAACGCGGTGCCAGACAGCACCGCGTTTTTGCTTTTGGGATCAGTCTGCAGGTTGGATATCAGCCGTCATTGGCCGGCTTGTGCCGCCATGAACCGCTGCGCCAGATATTCTCGATGCCCCGTGCGGTCGCCTCGGTGGAGACAAGGCTCTGCCATTCCTGCCAAGCCTTGCTGGTGCCCTGTTCGTCGAGATGGATCGACAGGATCAGCAGCAGCCGGTTGAGGATCGGCGAGGTGCGCCCGCCCTGGACCACCCAGCGGTAACCGGCGGACGCCTCACGACCAAGGGCAATGCCCAATGTTTTACGCGACAACTCCGGCAGTCGCTCGGCAACATCGCCCGGCTCGGGGGGGC encodes:
- a CDS encoding thiol:disulfide interchange protein DsbG, which produces MSKELLQSVARGALFSVVAMGLVSLTPISAVAQDAGTSPNGQVQVPPASATQDIPGVDPKALVDGPLSPDAPALQYLRSRGNVLRFMGRLHGLDAYFAKAANGSIQTFYISPDGNAAIAGLMFNIQGQNITMGQVTSLLQSDPAALADANTLLDTSEQANAAKAPLTPQQQQAKAEAVLNVVDRTNWFRLGVEDAPVVYMVHDPNCPWCERAMQYLAPQIAQGQIQLRVIPVGLLADTSLAKAAAIISAPNPGEALQRYEGRAKSPPPAQTVSQDAILLIRQNEQFTRDYELEGTPHFVFRGFDGIPRIIRGMPRNMPGDLIRLVRGGA